In Silene latifolia isolate original U9 population chromosome 3, ASM4854445v1, whole genome shotgun sequence, a single window of DNA contains:
- the LOC141648975 gene encoding uncharacterized protein LOC141648975: MCLEKLQQSIDVRVRGKDWLPIPICKNGPKISNLFFADDMVLFAEVRADQAHVIKFVLDNFCRASGENVSMEKSKIFFSANTTASDIDDVKNIPGFEVTNDLSTYLGMPSINGRVTKANFAHLEEKFNRRLAGWQTKHLSLAGRNTLVQSTLSTMANHSMQTAKILRLVCDSLDRKTRRFLWGGTEEHKKVHLISWDKV; the protein is encoded by the coding sequence ATGTGCCTCGAGAAACTTCAGCAATCCATTGACGTTCGGGTTCGTGGCAAAGACTGGCTCCCTATTCCTATATGTAAAAATGGCCCCAAAATTTCTAATTTATTCTTTGCAGACGATATGGTCTTATTTGCAGAGGTAAGAGCTGATCAAGCACATGTTATTAAATTTGTTCTCGATAATTTTTGTCGGGCTTCAGGTGAAAACGTAAGCATGGAGAAATCCAAAATCTTCTTCTCCGCTAATACCACTGCTTCGGATATAGACGATGTCAAAAACATACCTGGGTTTGAAGTGACTAACGACTTGAGCACATATTTGGGTATGCCAAGTATTAATGGACGAGTTACAAAGGCTAATTTCGCTCACCTCGAGGAGAAATTCAATAGACGATTGGCAGGTTGGCAGACGAAACATTTATCACTTGCAGGTCGGAATACTTTGGTACAATCTACTCTATCTACTATGGCTAACCATAGTATGCAAACCGCGAAGATACTAAGATTAGTGTGCGATTCTCTCGATAGAAAGACAAGACGTTTCTTATGGGGTGGCACTGAGGAGCATAAGAAAGTACATTTAATCTCTTGGGACAAGGTTTAG